The Candidatus Desulfatibia profunda DNA segment AAATTTCATTAGCCCTTGCTGTGAATAGAAACAACAGCTGTGCAAATGTCGAAAAAGTGACTCTTTTTGCAACTTTTTTTAAGATTGCCGCGGGATAATCTTCCGCTACCAAATAACGTGGTGCAAAACACTCCGAAACGATGTTCCTCAATCGACGCGCTGAGATATTGGNNNNNNNNNNNNNNNNNNNNNNNNNNNNNNNNNNNNNNNNNNNNNNNNNNNNNNNNNNNNNNNNNNNNNNNNNNNNNNNNNNNNNNNNNNNNNNNNNNNNNNNNNNNNNNNNNNNNNNNNNNNNNNNNNNNNNNNNNNNNNNNNNNNNNNNNNNNNNNNNNNNNNNNNNNNNNNNNNNNNNNNNNNNNNNNNNNNNNNNNNNNNNNNNNNNNNNNNNNNNNNNNNNNNNNNNNNNNNNNNNNNNNNNNNNNNNNNNNNNNNNNNNNNNNNNNNNNNNNNNNNNNCTGGCAATGTCGGAATTATCACCGACTCGAACCGGACCAACCTCTGCTTTGCCAGGATCGATGGCATATTCTTTAAGAAATCTTTCTGCTGAACCCCTTCCACTCACTATTGAGCCCGCGTCTCCGATTATTTCCTTATCTTCTAAAAGTCTATGCAATTCAATTTCATGCATTTCATGCAGCCTAAAAAGATGAAATACACCTTTTCCGATACCAATGTGCTCATCATGAACTCGCGTTGCTGCTTCCTTAATACCGTAATATTGCGCTGAAAAAGATGTTTTACCAAAAACCGGCGAAAGATAGGCGCTGCTCATTGGAGAAAAAAAAGAGCTCTGCCACCAGGCACACTGTTGTGATTCTCCAAGAAAGCCGACACATACCCTTAGCTTAACAATTTCTTTAAGATCTGTTCGAGCCATGACGTGAGATCCTTTGTTTAATTTCCTGAATCTTCACCATATAATCTTGTTTGAATCCGCAGCACCCCCTGTACGAATCCATTCATCGACCTCTTCCTGCTTAAACATCCAGCGGCGCCCGACCCTATGGCCCGGCATCCCGCGCTGTTCAATCCA contains these protein-coding regions:
- a CDS encoding BrxE family protein, whose amino-acid sequence is MARTDLKEIVKLRVCVGFLGESQQCAWWQSSFFSPMSSAYLSPVFGKTSFSAQYYGIKEAATRVHDEHIGIGKGVFHLFRLHEMHEIELHRLLEDKEIIGDAGSIVSGRGSAERFLKEYAIDPGKAEVGPVRVGDNSDIA
- a CDS encoding helix-turn-helix domain-containing protein: MEDRWLTVDDICKYLNVSNETTYKWIEQRGMPGHRVGRRWMFKQEEVDEWIRTGGAADSNKIIW